The following proteins are co-located in the Salvelinus fontinalis isolate EN_2023a chromosome 41, ASM2944872v1, whole genome shotgun sequence genome:
- the LOC129840558 gene encoding insulin-like growth factor-binding protein 5: MLAEVPESLLPQGKVPLYGGRDHISSRKAQAMRQAKDRKRQQAKLHSVSSLDYSTLALDKLQPEFGPCRRKLDGIIQRMKNTSRVLALSLYLPNCDKKGFFKHKQCKPSRGRKRGICWCVDRFGVQLPGTDYSGVNIQCKDPESNSNKNE, translated from the exons ATGTTAGCAGAGGTTCCAGAGTCCTTGCTGCCCCAGGGCAAGGTGCCTCTGTACGGGGGCAGAGACCACATCAGCAGCCGCAAGGCTCAGGCCATGAGACAGGCTAAAGACCGCAAGAGACAGCAGGCCAAGCTTCACTCTGTCAGCAGCCTTGACTACTCAACCCTCGCCCTGGACAAACTGCAGCCGGAGTTT GGACCCTGCAGGAGAAAGCTGGACGGGATCATTCAGAGGATGAAAAACACATCTAGAGTCCTAGCTCTGTCCCTATACCTTCCCAACTGTGACAAGAAGGGATTCTTCAAGCACAAGCAG TGTAAACCATCACGTGGGCGGAAGCGGGGGATCTGTTGGTGTGTGGACCGTTTTGGCGTGCAGCTCCCTGGCACTGACTACAGTGGAGTGAACATCCAGTGCAAAGACCCGGAGAGCAACAGCAACAAAAACGAATGA